In Rahnella sikkimica, the following are encoded in one genomic region:
- the pnuC gene encoding nicotinamide riboside transporter PnuC, with protein MDFFSTSNILVHIPLGKGGYDLSWIEAVGTIFGLLCIWYASKEKLINYPFGLINVTLFAIIFFQIQLYASLLLQVFFFGANIYGWYAWSRQTADQQAELQIRWLPRSKALLWGVICVAGITLMTFNIDRVFAALTLVAVNVMQALGLNVNMPELQPDAFPFWDSSMMVLSIVAMLLMTRKYVENWLVWVVIDVISVAIFAYQGVYAMALEYVLLTLIALNGSWLWIKSARQNGSQPLQKI; from the coding sequence ATGGATTTCTTCAGTACCAGCAATATTCTGGTTCATATTCCTCTTGGGAAAGGAGGGTATGATCTTTCGTGGATCGAAGCCGTCGGGACGATATTTGGTTTACTTTGCATCTGGTACGCCAGCAAAGAAAAGCTGATCAACTATCCGTTTGGCCTGATCAACGTGACGCTTTTTGCGATTATCTTCTTCCAGATCCAGCTTTATGCCAGCTTGCTGTTACAGGTGTTTTTCTTCGGCGCTAATATTTACGGCTGGTATGCCTGGAGCCGCCAGACGGCAGATCAGCAGGCCGAATTGCAGATCCGCTGGTTGCCGCGCAGCAAAGCGCTGCTATGGGGCGTTATCTGTGTGGCTGGGATCACACTGATGACTTTCAACATTGACCGCGTATTCGCTGCGCTCACGCTCGTTGCAGTCAATGTCATGCAGGCGCTGGGGCTGAACGTCAATATGCCAGAGCTTCAGCCCGATGCGTTCCCGTTCTGGGATTCATCTATGATGGTACTGTCGATTGTCGCGATGCTGCTGATGACGCGAAAATACGTCGAAAACTGGCTGGTGTGGGTGGTAATTGATGTCATCAGCGTGGCCATCTTTGCCTATCAGGGCGTTTACGCCATGGCGCTGGAATATGTCCTGCTGACCCTGATTGCGCTCAACGGTTCATGGCTGTGGATCAAAAGTGCCCGGCAAAACGGTTCGCAGCCGTTGCAGAAAATTTGA
- the nadA gene encoding quinolinate synthase NadA, whose translation MSETLDLNATVYPFPPKPAVLNADEKTFYKEKIKKLLKERDAVMVAHYYTDPEIQALAEETGGIVADSLEMARFGSQHPASTLLVAGVRFMGETAKILSPEKTVLMPTLNAECSLDLGCPEQAFSDFCDSHPDRTVVVYANTSAAVKARADWVVTSSIAVELIEHLDSLGEKIIWAPDRHLGNYVRKQTGADVLCWQGACIVHDEFKTQALTRMKGLYPDAAILVHPESPQAIVDLADAVGSTSQLIQAAKTLPHKQLIVATDRGIFYKMQQACPDKELFEAPTAGEGASCRTCAHCPWMAMNGLKAIAEGLEHGGAEHAIEVDEALRVKSLIPLNRMLDFAAQLKLRALTKAL comes from the coding sequence ATGAGCGAAACATTGGATCTGAATGCGACGGTATATCCTTTCCCGCCTAAACCCGCAGTTCTGAATGCAGATGAAAAGACCTTCTATAAAGAGAAGATTAAGAAACTGCTGAAAGAACGCGACGCCGTTATGGTCGCGCATTATTACACTGATCCTGAAATTCAGGCGCTGGCAGAAGAAACCGGCGGTATTGTTGCAGATTCTCTGGAGATGGCCCGTTTCGGCAGTCAGCATCCTGCGTCAACACTGCTGGTGGCCGGTGTCCGGTTCATGGGGGAAACCGCCAAAATTCTCAGCCCTGAAAAAACCGTGCTAATGCCGACACTCAATGCGGAGTGTTCTCTGGACTTAGGTTGCCCGGAGCAGGCATTCTCAGATTTCTGCGACAGTCACCCCGACCGTACCGTTGTGGTCTACGCTAATACCTCGGCGGCGGTAAAAGCGCGGGCCGACTGGGTTGTCACTTCAAGCATTGCGGTAGAACTGATCGAACACCTTGATAGTTTGGGTGAAAAAATCATCTGGGCGCCGGATCGTCATCTCGGAAATTACGTGCGTAAGCAGACGGGGGCGGATGTACTCTGCTGGCAGGGCGCCTGTATCGTCCATGACGAGTTTAAAACCCAGGCGCTGACCCGGATGAAAGGTTTATACCCTGATGCTGCCATACTGGTGCATCCGGAGTCGCCTCAGGCGATCGTGGATTTGGCAGATGCGGTAGGTTCCACCAGTCAGCTGATTCAGGCCGCGAAAACCTTGCCGCATAAACAGCTTATTGTGGCCACCGACCGGGGCATTTTTTACAAAATGCAGCAAGCGTGCCCGGATAAAGAATTGTTTGAAGCGCCAACCGCAGGCGAAGGTGCAAGCTGCCGTACCTGCGCACATTGCCCGTGGATGGCAATGAACGGCCTGAAAGCTATCGCAGAAGGGCTGGAGCATGGCGGGGCAGAACATGCTATTGAAGTGGATGAAGCGCTGCGCGTTAAATCACTGATTCCGCTGAACCGTATGCTGGATTTCGCAGCTCAGCTGAAATTACGGGCGCTGACCAAAGCGCTTTAG
- the cpoB gene encoding cell division protein CpoB yields MSSNFRTHLLSLSLLVGVAVPWAATAQAPISNVGSGSIEDRVTSLERISNAHSQLLTQLQQQLSDSQRDMDTLRGQIQENQYQLSQLADRQKQIFNQMDSLSQGAAGAASTGATAATGNASGNAAAATPDAGAAQAPASTGDVNSDYNAAVSLALEKKQYDEAIAAFQSFIKKYPDSTYQPNANYWLGQLYYNKGKKDDAAYYFAVVVKNYPKSPKSSDAMFKVGVIMQEKGQADKAKAVYAQVIKQYPNTDAAKQAQKRLSAN; encoded by the coding sequence ATGAGCAGTAACTTCAGAACTCACCTGTTGAGTCTGTCGTTACTGGTTGGCGTAGCGGTCCCATGGGCCGCTACTGCCCAAGCGCCAATCAGTAATGTCGGCTCAGGCTCGATAGAAGATCGGGTCACCTCTCTGGAGCGTATTTCTAACGCTCACAGCCAGCTATTAACTCAACTCCAGCAACAACTTTCTGATTCCCAACGTGATATGGATACGCTTCGTGGTCAAATCCAGGAGAACCAGTATCAGTTGAGTCAGCTTGCTGATCGCCAGAAGCAGATTTTTAACCAGATGGATAGCCTGAGTCAGGGTGCCGCCGGAGCCGCCAGTACGGGCGCTACAGCAGCCACAGGCAACGCGTCTGGTAATGCGGCGGCCGCAACGCCTGACGCAGGTGCTGCACAAGCGCCAGCAAGCACAGGCGATGTGAACAGCGATTACAACGCTGCTGTTTCTCTGGCGCTGGAAAAGAAACAATATGATGAGGCGATCGCTGCCTTTCAGAGTTTCATTAAAAAATACCCGGATTCTACATACCAGCCTAATGCCAACTATTGGTTAGGTCAGTTGTATTACAACAAGGGTAAAAAAGACGACGCTGCGTATTATTTTGCAGTTGTTGTCAAAAACTATCCGAAGTCCCCAAAAAGTTCTGACGCGATGTTCAAGGTTGGGGTGATCATGCAGGAGAAAGGGCAGGCTGATAAAGCTAAAGCCGTCTACGCGCAGGTCATAAAACAGTACCCAAATACTGACGCGGCAAAACAAGCTCAAAAACGTTTATCTGCGAACTAG
- the pal gene encoding peptidoglycan-associated lipoprotein Pal, with product MQLNKVLKGLMLALPVLAVAACSSHKNADNGQSGMGLNSGTGAESGNMSSEEQARLQMQELQKNNIVYFGLDKYDVSSEFAQMLDAHAAFLRSNPSYKVTVEGHADERGTPEYNIALGERRATAVKMYLQGKGVSADQISIVSYGKEKPAVLGHDEAAYAKNRRAVLVY from the coding sequence ATGCAACTGAATAAAGTGCTGAAAGGGCTGATGCTGGCATTGCCTGTTCTGGCAGTCGCTGCGTGTAGTTCTCACAAAAACGCGGATAATGGCCAATCAGGTATGGGTCTGAACTCTGGCACTGGCGCAGAAAGCGGCAACATGTCTTCTGAAGAGCAAGCTCGTCTGCAGATGCAAGAACTGCAGAAAAACAACATCGTTTATTTTGGCCTGGACAAATACGATGTTTCTTCAGAATTCGCTCAGATGTTAGACGCGCACGCAGCATTCCTGCGTAGCAACCCGTCTTACAAAGTGACTGTTGAAGGTCATGCTGACGAACGTGGTACTCCAGAGTACAACATCGCCCTGGGCGAACGTCGTGCTACTGCCGTTAAAATGTACCTGCAAGGTAAAGGCGTTTCTGCCGACCAGATCTCTATCGTTTCTTACGGTAAAGAAAAACCAGCTGTACTGGGTCATGACGAAGCGGCTTACGCTAAAAACCGTCGTGCCGTACTGGTTTACTAA
- the tolB gene encoding Tol-Pal system beta propeller repeat protein TolB, with product MKQAFRVAFGLLMMWASVVHAEVRIEITQGVDTARPIGVVPFKWAGPGTPPEDVGGIVAADLRNSGKFNPIDASRMPQQPTSAAEVTPAAWTALGIDAVVIGQVQPAADGSYVVSYQLVDTSGAPGTVLAQNQYKVTKQWLRYSAHTASDEVFEKLTGVKGAFRTRIAYIVQTNGGKFPYELRVADYDGYNQFVVHRSPEPLMSPAWSPDGSKLAYVTFESGRSALVVQTLANSAIKQIASFPRHNGAPAFSPDGSKLAFALSKDGSLNLYVMNLGSGQISQVTNGRSNNTEPTWFPDSQNLAFTSDQGGRPQVYKVNINGGAPQRLTWEGSQNQDSDVSADGKFLVMVSSASGTQHIAKQDLATGAVQTLTDTFLDETPSLAPNGTMVIYSSSQGLGSVLQLVSTDGRFKARLPATDGQVKFPAWSPYL from the coding sequence ATGAAGCAGGCATTTCGAGTAGCGTTCGGCCTTTTGATGATGTGGGCATCTGTAGTACATGCAGAAGTTCGCATTGAAATTACTCAGGGCGTAGATACCGCTCGTCCGATTGGCGTTGTGCCATTCAAATGGGCGGGTCCGGGTACTCCACCTGAAGATGTTGGCGGCATTGTTGCTGCTGACTTACGCAACAGCGGTAAATTTAACCCTATTGATGCATCGCGCATGCCACAACAGCCAACCTCAGCGGCAGAAGTCACGCCTGCTGCCTGGACGGCTTTGGGCATCGATGCCGTTGTTATCGGTCAGGTTCAGCCTGCAGCCGACGGCAGCTATGTTGTTTCTTACCAGTTGGTTGACACCTCTGGTGCTCCGGGCACCGTACTGGCACAAAACCAGTACAAAGTGACCAAACAATGGTTACGCTATTCTGCCCATACCGCCAGTGATGAAGTTTTCGAAAAACTGACCGGTGTTAAAGGCGCATTCCGTACCCGTATCGCTTATATCGTGCAGACTAACGGCGGCAAATTCCCGTATGAACTGCGCGTAGCGGATTACGATGGTTACAACCAGTTCGTTGTTCACCGTTCACCAGAACCGCTGATGTCTCCGGCCTGGTCTCCGGACGGCAGCAAACTGGCTTACGTGACTTTCGAAAGCGGTCGTTCAGCGCTGGTTGTACAGACGCTGGCAAACAGTGCCATCAAACAGATTGCCTCTTTCCCACGCCACAACGGTGCTCCGGCATTCTCTCCGGACGGGTCTAAACTGGCATTTGCTCTGTCTAAAGACGGCAGCCTTAACCTGTATGTGATGAACCTGGGTTCAGGTCAAATCTCTCAGGTCACTAACGGCCGTAGCAACAATACGGAACCAACCTGGTTCCCGGACAGCCAGAACCTGGCATTTACGTCGGATCAGGGCGGTCGTCCTCAGGTATATAAAGTCAATATTAATGGCGGTGCGCCTCAGCGTCTGACATGGGAAGGCTCACAGAATCAGGACTCTGACGTCAGTGCAGACGGTAAATTCCTGGTCATGGTGAGCAGCGCCAGCGGCACACAGCACATCGCTAAACAAGATCTGGCAACGGGAGCCGTTCAAACATTGACGGACACGTTCCTGGATGAAACGCCTAGCCTCGCACCAAACGGCACAATGGTTATCTACAGCTCCTCTCAAGGACTGGGTTCCGTATTGCAGTTGGTATCGACTGATGGGCGCTTCAAAGCGCGTCTTCCGGCAACTGATGGACAGGTCAAATTCCCTGCCTGGTCGCCGTATCTGTAA
- the tolA gene encoding cell envelope integrity protein TolA: MVKATATEQNDKLKRAVIVSVVLHIIIIALLIWGSLDEDTSMSGGGGGSDISAVMVDPSAVVDQYNRQQQQQADSQRAAAARQKKSEQQAEELQQKQAAEQQHLKELEKERLQAQEDAKQQAQDQAQQQKQAAEQQKQAQQAAEQAKEQQKQAEAAAAQAKAEAAKAAAQAKADAAKEAAQAKADAAKEAAKAQADAQKKAATEAKKQAEAEAAAAAAAAKKQAEAEAKKEAAAEAKKQAAADAKAEAAADAKAQADADAKAAADAKAAAAAEKKAEAAAAAKKAAADKKAAAAAAAKESADANNLFDGLADSKNAPKGSTGGGASAPAGKGTQKKAGASGADIANYGSQIKAAIESRFYDASSYAGKTCSLRVKMNPDGSLISVSAEGGDPALCQAALAAARQAKFPKPPSEAVYEVFKNAPIDFKP, translated from the coding sequence TTGGTAAAGGCAACTGCAACTGAACAAAACGATAAGCTCAAACGCGCCGTTATTGTTTCGGTCGTTCTGCATATCATCATTATAGCCCTGTTGATTTGGGGATCGCTGGACGAAGATACCAGCATGAGCGGTGGCGGCGGGGGGAGCGATATCTCAGCCGTAATGGTCGATCCAAGTGCTGTCGTCGATCAGTATAACCGTCAGCAACAGCAACAGGCTGATTCCCAACGTGCTGCCGCAGCGCGTCAGAAAAAATCAGAGCAACAGGCTGAAGAGCTTCAGCAGAAACAGGCCGCAGAACAGCAACACCTGAAAGAACTCGAGAAAGAGCGCCTTCAGGCACAGGAAGATGCGAAGCAGCAGGCGCAGGATCAGGCTCAGCAGCAGAAACAGGCCGCTGAACAACAGAAACAAGCGCAGCAGGCTGCAGAGCAGGCGAAAGAACAACAGAAGCAGGCCGAAGCTGCTGCCGCACAGGCGAAAGCTGAAGCGGCAAAAGCGGCGGCGCAGGCTAAGGCCGATGCGGCGAAAGAAGCGGCGCAGGCCAAGGCTGATGCTGCCAAAGAAGCTGCAAAAGCGCAGGCTGACGCTCAGAAGAAAGCCGCGACTGAAGCGAAGAAACAGGCTGAAGCTGAGGCCGCTGCGGCTGCCGCAGCAGCCAAAAAACAAGCCGAGGCTGAAGCGAAGAAAGAAGCGGCAGCTGAAGCGAAGAAACAAGCTGCCGCAGACGCTAAAGCGGAGGCTGCTGCCGACGCGAAAGCACAAGCTGACGCAGATGCGAAAGCGGCTGCGGATGCGAAAGCCGCCGCTGCTGCTGAGAAGAAAGCTGAAGCGGCGGCAGCTGCCAAGAAAGCCGCAGCCGATAAGAAAGCGGCCGCTGCTGCTGCCGCAAAAGAATCTGCTGATGCCAATAATTTATTTGACGGGCTGGCGGATTCTAAAAATGCGCCAAAAGGTTCAACGGGCGGCGGGGCTTCTGCGCCGGCAGGTAAAGGAACTCAGAAAAAGGCGGGTGCATCCGGTGCGGATATTGCTAACTATGGCAGCCAGATAAAGGCCGCGATTGAGAGCAGATTCTACGATGCATCATCATATGCAGGTAAAACCTGTTCGTTGCGCGTTAAAATGAACCCGGATGGCTCGCTAATCAGCGTGTCAGCGGAGGGTGGGGATCCTGCACTTTGTCAGGCAGCGCTTGCCGCGGCCCGACAGGCGAAGTTCCCAAAACCGCCTTCTGAAGCAGTCTATGAAGTATTTAAAAATGCTCCGATAGATTTTAAACCGTAG
- the tolR gene encoding colicin uptake protein TolR: MARTRGRRNRREGKSEINIVPLLDVLLVLLLIFMATAPIITQSVEVDLPDATDSKTVSSDDNPPVIVEVSGVGQYTIVVDHQRMEQLPEQQVIAEATSRIQANPKTVFLIGGAKDVPYEEIIKALNMLHQAGVKSVGLMTQPI, translated from the coding sequence ATGGCTCGTACACGAGGTCGTCGTAACCGGCGCGAAGGTAAGTCGGAGATCAACATCGTTCCGCTGCTCGACGTACTGCTGGTTCTGTTACTGATTTTTATGGCAACAGCACCGATCATTACCCAGAGTGTGGAAGTTGATTTACCGGATGCGACGGATTCCAAAACGGTGTCCAGCGATGATAACCCGCCTGTGATTGTTGAAGTTTCGGGCGTGGGCCAATACACCATTGTGGTGGATCATCAGCGCATGGAACAACTGCCTGAACAACAGGTTATCGCAGAAGCGACCAGCCGTATTCAGGCCAATCCGAAGACGGTATTCCTGATCGGCGGCGCGAAAGATGTGCCTTATGAGGAAATCATCAAGGCGCTGAATATGCTGCATCAGGCTGGCGTGAAGTCAGTCGGATTGATGACACAACCTATCTGA
- the tolQ gene encoding Tol-Pal system protein TolQ: MTDMNILDLFLKASILVKLIMLVLVCFSIASWAIIIQRTKVLNAATREAEAFEDKFWSGIELSRLYQESQGRRETLSGAEQIFHSGFKEFARLHRANSHAPEAVIEGSSRAMRISFNRELESLETHIPFLGTVGSISPYIGLFGTVWGIMHAFIGLGSVKQATLQMVAPGIAEALIATAIGLFAAIPAVMAYNRLNQRVNKLEQNYDNFMEEFTAILHRQAFSRETSSN, encoded by the coding sequence GTGACTGACATGAACATTCTTGATTTATTTTTGAAGGCCAGCATCCTGGTCAAGCTGATTATGCTTGTCCTGGTGTGCTTTTCTATCGCGTCTTGGGCGATCATCATTCAACGTACGAAAGTGCTGAATGCCGCCACACGCGAGGCAGAAGCGTTCGAAGATAAATTCTGGTCCGGTATTGAGCTTTCCCGTTTGTATCAGGAAAGCCAGGGCCGTCGCGAAACCCTGAGCGGGGCAGAGCAAATCTTCCATTCTGGTTTTAAAGAATTCGCCCGTTTACACCGTGCCAACAGCCACGCGCCAGAGGCCGTGATTGAAGGGTCTTCCCGTGCAATGCGAATTTCCTTTAACCGTGAACTCGAATCCCTCGAAACGCACATTCCTTTCCTTGGCACCGTCGGTTCGATCAGTCCGTATATCGGTTTATTCGGTACGGTCTGGGGGATCATGCACGCCTTCATCGGTTTAGGTTCCGTGAAACAAGCGACCCTACAAATGGTGGCTCCCGGTATCGCAGAAGCACTGATTGCTACGGCGATTGGTCTGTTTGCCGCTATTCCCGCGGTTATGGCGTACAACCGCCTCAACCAGCGCGTGAACAAGCTTGAGCAAAACTACGATAACTTCATGGAAGAATTCACGGCTATCCTGCACCGTCAGGCTTTCTCTCGCGAAACCAGCAGTAACTAA
- the ybgC gene encoding tol-pal system-associated acyl-CoA thioesterase → MSNSLFRWPVRVYYEDTDAGGVVYHARYVAFFERARTEMLRQRNFHQQQLLGEHVAFAVRRMTVEYFAPARLDDLLDVQSEITSIRGASLTFAQRILDSHGNLLSSAEVLIACIDPHQMKPRALPKSIVAEFKQ, encoded by the coding sequence GTGAGTAATTCGTTGTTCCGATGGCCGGTTCGTGTCTATTACGAAGACACAGACGCGGGAGGTGTGGTCTACCATGCCCGATACGTCGCCTTTTTTGAAAGGGCTCGCACAGAGATGTTGCGCCAACGCAATTTTCACCAGCAGCAGTTGCTGGGTGAACACGTCGCTTTTGCTGTCCGCCGCATGACGGTCGAATACTTTGCACCAGCTCGCTTAGATGACCTGCTGGATGTTCAGAGTGAGATTACGTCCATTCGCGGAGCTTCTCTTACTTTTGCTCAACGAATTCTTGATTCGCATGGAAACCTTCTGAGTTCTGCAGAAGTGTTGATTGCATGCATTGATCCACACCAAATGAAGCCCCGAGCGCTTCCTAAGTCTATTGTCGCGGAGTTTAAGCAGTGA
- the ybgE gene encoding cyd operon protein YbgE — translation MSVIADKVYAVTDKGPLRALSLVMSLVLAGCVFWKPGMFASSTSELEIWHGLILIWAVCSGVIHGLGFRPKSSVWKSFFSPLLAMIALAAGLFYFFS, via the coding sequence ATGAGTGTGATTGCGGATAAAGTTTACGCCGTCACAGATAAGGGCCCCTTGCGGGCCCTTTCCCTTGTGATGTCGCTGGTGCTGGCCGGTTGTGTTTTCTGGAAACCGGGGATGTTTGCCTCGTCGACCAGCGAACTGGAAATCTGGCACGGGCTCATTTTGATATGGGCGGTTTGTAGTGGCGTTATTCACGGTCTGGGTTTTCGCCCGAAAAGTTCGGTGTGGAAATCATTTTTTTCGCCGCTACTCGCTATGATTGCACTGGCTGCCGGTCTGTTTTACTTTTTTAGCTGA
- the cydX gene encoding cytochrome bd-I oxidase subunit CydX has translation MWYFAWILGTLLACSFGIMTALALEHSEANKAAKEEK, from the coding sequence ATGTGGTATTTTGCCTGGATCCTCGGCACCTTGCTGGCTTGCTCATTTGGTATCATGACCGCGCTGGCGCTTGAACACAGCGAAGCCAACAAAGCCGCTAAAGAAGAGAAGTAA
- the cydB gene encoding cytochrome d ubiquinol oxidase subunit II, giving the protein MFDYESLRFIWWALIGVLFIGFAVTDGFDMGVGILVRIIGKTDTDRRIMINAIAPHWDGNQVWLITAGGALFAAWPMVYAAAFSGFYAAMVLVLCALFFRPLGFDYRSKLDNARWRGMWDWGIFIGSFVPSLVFGVAFGNLLQGVPFHIDTDLRLFYTGNLIQLLNPFGILAGLVSLTMLITQGATYLQMRTVGELHLRTRKASQISALIMMVCFLLAGIWVVKGIDGFTVTSVLDHAGPSNPLHKTVSHEAGAWLANFNKIPALWAIPALGVILPLLTILFSQFNKAALAFISNSLTIACVILTAGITMFPFVMPSITEPNVSLTMWDATSTLLTLRVMTVVACIFVPIILIYTSWAYYKMFGRLDKAYIENNKHSLY; this is encoded by the coding sequence ATGTTCGATTATGAAAGTTTACGGTTCATCTGGTGGGCGCTGATTGGCGTGCTGTTTATCGGCTTCGCGGTCACCGATGGATTTGATATGGGTGTGGGGATTCTGGTGCGGATTATCGGTAAAACCGATACGGATCGCCGGATAATGATCAATGCGATCGCCCCGCACTGGGACGGTAACCAGGTCTGGCTGATCACCGCCGGTGGTGCGTTATTCGCGGCCTGGCCGATGGTTTATGCCGCGGCGTTCTCGGGTTTCTATGCGGCGATGGTTCTGGTGCTGTGTGCATTGTTCTTCCGTCCGCTGGGCTTTGACTACCGTTCAAAACTGGATAACGCGCGCTGGCGTGGAATGTGGGACTGGGGCATCTTCATTGGTAGCTTCGTGCCGTCTCTGGTCTTCGGTGTAGCCTTCGGTAACCTGTTACAGGGCGTGCCGTTCCACATTGATACTGACCTGCGTCTGTTCTACACCGGTAACCTGATTCAGTTGCTGAACCCGTTTGGTATTCTGGCCGGGCTGGTCAGCCTGACTATGCTGATTACTCAGGGTGCAACCTACCTGCAAATGCGTACCGTAGGCGAACTGCATCTGCGTACCCGCAAGGCATCGCAAATTTCTGCGCTGATCATGATGGTCTGCTTCCTGCTGGCAGGTATCTGGGTTGTTAAAGGTATTGATGGCTTCACCGTGACATCCGTTCTGGATCACGCAGGCCCGTCAAACCCGCTGCACAAAACGGTTTCTCATGAAGCAGGCGCATGGCTGGCTAACTTCAATAAGATCCCCGCACTGTGGGCGATTCCGGCGTTGGGTGTGATCCTGCCGCTGCTGACAATCTTGTTCTCCCAGTTTAATAAAGCGGCGCTGGCCTTCATCAGTAACTCTCTGACTATCGCCTGTGTGATCCTGACTGCCGGTATCACTATGTTCCCGTTCGTCATGCCGTCAATCACTGAACCCAACGTCAGCCTGACCATGTGGGACGCAACGTCTACCTTACTGACGTTGAGAGTGATGACCGTTGTGGCGTGTATCTTTGTGCCAATCATCCTGATTTACACCTCCTGGGCGTATTACAAGATGTTCGGTCGCCTCGATAAAGCGTACATCGAGAACAACAAGCATTCGTTGTATTAA
- the cydA gene encoding cytochrome ubiquinol oxidase subunit I yields the protein MFDIVELSRLQFALTAMYHFLFVPLTLGMAFILAIMETVYVLSGKQIYKDMTKFWGKLFAINFAIGVATGLTMEFQFGTNWSYFSHYVGDIFGAPLAIEGLMAFFLESTLVGLFFFGWDRLSKVQHMAVTWFVALGSNLSALWILVANGWMQNPIASTFNYETMRMEMLSFSELVLNPVAQVKFVHTVASGYVTGAMFVLAISSYYLLKGRDVGFAKRSFAIAASFGLAAVLSVIVLGDESGYEMGDVQKTKLAAIEAEWDTQPAPASFTLFGLPNQEKMENEYAIQIPYLLGLIATRSVDTPVTGLKDLMAQHEVRIRNGIKAYTLLQELRAGNTDPTIRSDFEKTKQDLGYGLLLKRYTDKVTDATDAQIQKATKDSIPRVLPLYFAFRIMVACGILMLVLIGLSFFAVVRGKIGEKRWLHRAVLFGLPLPWIAVESGWFVAEYGRQPWAIGEVLPTAIAHSSLTVGDVLSSMILICGLYTLFLVAEMFLMFKYVRLGPSSLKTGRYHFEKPSAPLEQAQ from the coding sequence ATGTTTGATATCGTTGAACTGTCGCGTTTACAGTTTGCTTTAACAGCCATGTACCATTTCCTATTTGTCCCATTAACGCTGGGTATGGCGTTTATACTGGCAATTATGGAAACGGTTTATGTGCTTTCCGGCAAACAAATCTATAAAGATATGACCAAATTCTGGGGCAAACTTTTTGCAATTAACTTTGCAATTGGCGTTGCTACCGGTTTAACCATGGAATTCCAGTTCGGGACCAACTGGTCATATTTCTCACATTACGTCGGTGATATCTTCGGTGCGCCTTTGGCGATTGAAGGTTTGATGGCGTTCTTCCTGGAATCCACACTCGTCGGCCTCTTCTTCTTCGGTTGGGATCGTCTGTCTAAAGTGCAGCACATGGCGGTGACCTGGTTTGTTGCGCTTGGCTCAAACCTGTCTGCATTGTGGATCCTGGTGGCGAATGGCTGGATGCAAAACCCGATTGCTTCTACCTTCAACTACGAAACCATGCGCATGGAAATGCTCAGCTTCTCCGAGCTGGTGCTGAATCCGGTTGCGCAGGTTAAATTCGTACACACCGTGGCATCCGGTTATGTGACAGGTGCGATGTTCGTTCTGGCTATCAGCTCTTACTACCTGCTCAAAGGCCGCGATGTGGGCTTTGCGAAGCGCTCGTTTGCTATTGCGGCAAGCTTCGGTCTGGCGGCTGTGCTGTCTGTTATCGTTCTGGGTGATGAATCCGGTTACGAAATGGGTGACGTACAAAAAACTAAACTGGCGGCAATTGAAGCCGAGTGGGATACCCAGCCTGCACCGGCCAGCTTCACGCTGTTCGGCCTGCCAAATCAGGAGAAAATGGAAAACGAATACGCTATTCAGATTCCATATCTGCTGGGCCTGATTGCCACGCGTTCTGTGGATACGCCGGTCACCGGTCTGAAAGACCTGATGGCGCAACACGAAGTGCGTATCCGTAACGGGATTAAAGCGTACACCTTGCTGCAAGAATTACGTGCAGGGAATACCGACCCGACCATCCGCAGTGACTTTGAAAAAACTAAGCAAGATCTGGGCTACGGGTTATTGCTGAAACGCTATACCGACAAAGTGACGGATGCGACGGACGCACAAATCCAGAAAGCGACGAAAGATTCAATTCCGCGCGTTCTGCCTCTGTACTTTGCGTTCCGTATCATGGTTGCCTGCGGCATCCTGATGCTGGTTCTGATTGGTCTGTCATTCTTTGCGGTGGTTCGCGGCAAAATTGGCGAAAAACGCTGGCTGCATCGCGCCGTGCTGTTTGGACTGCCATTGCCATGGATTGCGGTTGAGTCTGGCTGGTTTGTTGCGGAATATGGCCGTCAGCCGTGGGCGATTGGTGAAGTGTTGCCAACGGCCATTGCGCACTCTTCACTGACCGTCGGTGATGTGCTGTCGTCAATGATCCTGATCTGCGGCTTGTACACCCTGTTCCTGGTCGCTGAGATGTTCCTGATGTTCAAATATGTACGCCTGGGGCCAAGCAGCCTGAAAACAGGGCGCTATCATTTTGAAAAACCTTCAGCCCCGCTTGAGCAAGCTCAGTAA